One region of Streptomyces davaonensis JCM 4913 genomic DNA includes:
- a CDS encoding tyrosine-type recombinase/integrase: MATKTLTRGMGTFFKECEHPESRWSKCPHPYKIRYRDATGRQREEAGYATQDKAKARLNEIYQAKKGPLKTGNTEAQEIAEMRFEDFAARYISNRKRGLESNTIEQYELGLKAHINPHVGSRRVGTFTPGVIEDWLNGMELNKVGLASQKNAFLVLKLVVDAARHRGAIASDPFLDIARPNYVPNEVIIPTFEELNAIRDAAEDDLRLVIELMSGCGHRNGEAHAANMRSIVADDVYRINEQIHSNKVQPAPLKHRKRGEFREVPLPRKTHDFFSYFTDTYGTDKNGYLLVKGNGSGNQHMQHYFYGKQTLRWRWDRCLERAGVEVKYTMYSLRHYFASNCLTHGIPITDVAEWMGHKSIEVTYRIYRHLVPGSITRAAKILNERL; the protein is encoded by the coding sequence GTGGCCACCAAAACCCTCACCCGCGGCATGGGCACCTTCTTCAAGGAATGCGAACATCCCGAGAGCCGATGGTCCAAGTGCCCTCACCCCTACAAGATCAGGTACCGGGATGCCACAGGTCGACAGCGCGAAGAGGCTGGCTACGCCACTCAGGACAAGGCGAAGGCTCGGCTCAACGAGATCTACCAGGCAAAGAAGGGGCCGCTCAAGACTGGGAACACAGAAGCCCAGGAGATAGCCGAGATGCGGTTCGAGGACTTCGCGGCCCGGTACATCTCGAATCGGAAGCGCGGCCTGGAGTCCAACACCATCGAACAGTACGAGCTCGGCCTCAAGGCCCATATCAATCCGCACGTCGGGAGTCGCCGCGTCGGCACATTCACACCCGGGGTGATCGAGGACTGGCTCAACGGAATGGAGCTGAACAAGGTTGGCTTGGCCAGCCAGAAGAACGCATTCCTTGTCCTGAAACTCGTCGTCGACGCGGCACGTCATCGCGGGGCAATCGCATCGGACCCCTTCCTTGACATCGCCCGTCCCAACTATGTGCCAAATGAGGTGATCATTCCGACCTTCGAAGAGCTCAATGCCATCCGCGACGCAGCCGAGGACGACCTCCGTCTTGTCATTGAGCTCATGTCCGGGTGCGGCCATCGAAACGGAGAAGCTCATGCCGCAAACATGAGGTCAATTGTGGCTGACGATGTCTATCGGATCAACGAGCAGATCCACAGCAATAAGGTCCAGCCCGCACCACTGAAGCACCGCAAGCGCGGAGAATTCCGCGAAGTACCACTTCCCAGAAAGACCCACGACTTCTTCTCATATTTTACTGATACGTATGGTACCGACAAGAACGGATACCTTCTCGTCAAGGGAAATGGATCCGGCAACCAGCACATGCAGCATTACTTCTACGGGAAACAGACCCTGCGGTGGCGATGGGACAGGTGTCTCGAACGGGCGGGCGTAGAGGTCAAGTACACAATGTATTCCCTCCGCCACTACTTCGCATCGAACTGCCTTACCCACGGCATCCCCATCACTGATGTCGCCGAGTGGATGGGGCACAAATCAATCGAGGTCACCTACCGGATCTACCGGCATCTCGTGCCGGGCTCCATCACGAGAGCAGCCAAGATCCTCAACGAGCGACTTTGA
- a CDS encoding FUSC family protein — protein sequence MFVAPDPGRLRLRNSTRAVIGVALAVAVSELCGLSLTASIIGGLAALLALFTVTDATVRDQRITTALLPTAGFPVLALATTLHGITLARDAAFLSVVFCGVYARRWGPRGHALGIFAFMNFFITQFLHAVPAQLPELYAAVGLALLAAGAVRFVLWPIERRTPPTTAPPALPGTGLARPTTRQAFQATAACALALFVGQVLSEDRWYWAVGTAWWIFVNTVSRGETLVRGFRRVLGTLIGIAVGLLVAIPLNGAPAPTAGLVAICVFGIFYTAAVSYSWMMLAVTVMAGLLYGLLGVLDPSLLVLRLAETGVGAVCAALAVVLVLPVTTHATNDAWIQRALHCVHAATAEAAARLAGDAEADPAPHAAELELLLGRVRMSVAPLVHPLSPFRARKARARHVIELLDDCAREVRGLVSVAADPTASHDARLAAACWRVEAAVEALTVGEMRSSEVTAATHETPHQSETESALVHLSGLERALSELAMPLGVAPRSPLVGS from the coding sequence ATGTTCGTGGCTCCGGACCCGGGGCGCCTGCGACTGCGGAACTCGACCCGTGCCGTCATCGGTGTCGCCCTAGCCGTCGCCGTATCCGAGCTGTGCGGGCTTTCGCTCACCGCGTCGATCATCGGGGGGCTCGCGGCACTGCTCGCCCTCTTCACCGTCACCGACGCGACCGTCCGTGACCAGCGGATCACCACCGCCCTGCTGCCCACCGCCGGATTCCCGGTGCTGGCGCTCGCCACCACGTTGCATGGCATCACCCTGGCCCGCGATGCCGCGTTCCTGTCCGTCGTCTTCTGCGGGGTCTACGCTCGCCGCTGGGGCCCGCGCGGCCACGCGCTCGGGATCTTCGCGTTCATGAACTTCTTCATCACGCAGTTCCTGCACGCTGTCCCCGCCCAGCTGCCCGAGCTGTACGCCGCCGTGGGCCTGGCCCTCCTCGCGGCTGGCGCCGTGCGCTTCGTGCTCTGGCCCATCGAGCGCCGTACCCCGCCCACCACAGCCCCGCCGGCCCTGCCTGGCACCGGCCTGGCGCGGCCCACCACCCGGCAAGCCTTCCAGGCGACTGCTGCCTGCGCGCTCGCGCTGTTCGTCGGGCAGGTGCTTTCCGAAGACCGCTGGTACTGGGCCGTCGGCACCGCATGGTGGATTTTCGTCAACACGGTCTCCCGCGGCGAGACCCTGGTCCGCGGTTTCCGCCGTGTCCTCGGCACGCTGATCGGTATAGCCGTCGGTCTGCTGGTCGCCATCCCGCTGAACGGCGCGCCCGCGCCGACGGCCGGACTGGTCGCCATCTGTGTCTTCGGGATCTTCTACACCGCCGCCGTTTCGTATTCCTGGATGATGCTGGCGGTAACCGTCATGGCCGGCCTGCTCTACGGTCTGCTGGGCGTGCTGGACCCCAGCCTGCTCGTGCTCCGGCTCGCAGAGACAGGTGTGGGCGCGGTGTGTGCTGCGCTGGCCGTGGTTCTCGTGCTGCCGGTCACCACGCATGCCACGAACGATGCCTGGATCCAGCGGGCACTGCACTGCGTGCACGCGGCCACGGCCGAGGCGGCGGCTCGCCTCGCCGGTGACGCCGAGGCCGACCCGGCCCCGCACGCCGCCGAGTTGGAGCTGCTGCTCGGCCGGGTACGGATGTCAGTCGCCCCGCTGGTGCACCCGTTGAGCCCGTTCCGTGCTCGGAAGGCGCGCGCTCGTCACGTCATCGAGCTGCTCGACGACTGCGCCCGCGAGGTGCGGGGCCTGGTCTCCGTTGCCGCCGATCCGACCGCGTCGCATGACGCCCGTCTGGCTGCTGCCTGCTGGCGGGTCGAGGCCGCCGTAGAGGCTCTCACCGTCGGCGAGATGCGGAGCAGTGAAGTGACGGCGGCCACCCACGAGACGCCCCATCAGTCGGAAACCGAGTCAGCCCTCGTCCATCTGAGCGGCCTGGAGAGGGCCCTGTCGGAACTGGCGATGCCGCTTGGGGTCGCTCCGCGCTCTCCATTGGTCGGTTCCTGA